A DNA window from Theobroma cacao cultivar B97-61/B2 chromosome 5, Criollo_cocoa_genome_V2, whole genome shotgun sequence contains the following coding sequences:
- the LOC18598150 gene encoding enolase, translating into MAVTIVSIKARQIFDSRGNPTVEVDVETSNGKKVRAAVPSGASTGVYEALELRDGGSDYLGKGVSKAVANVNTIIGPALIGKDPTEQTAIDNFMVQQLDGTQNEWGWCKQKLGANAILAVSLAVCKAGAEVKNIPLYKHIANLAGNKKLVLPVPAFNVINGGSHAGNKLAMQEFMILPIGASSFKEAMKMGVEVYHHLKAVIKKKYGQDATNVGDEGGFAPNIQENKEGLELLKTAIAKAGYTGKVVIGMDVAASEFYGSDKSYDLNFKEENNDGSQKIPGDALKDLYKSFASEYPIVSIEDPFDQDDWEHYTKLTYEIGEKVQIVGDDLLVTNPKRVEKAINEKACNALLLKVNQIGSVTESIEAVKMSKRAGWGVMASHRSGETEDTFIADLSVGLATGQIKTGAPCRSERLAKYNQLLRIEEELGADAVYAGASFRTPVEPY; encoded by the exons ATGGCTGTTACCATCGTCTCCATCAAGGCTAGGCAGATCTTCGACAGCCGTGGAAATCCAACGGTCGAG GTTGATGTGGAAACATCCAACGGTAAAAAGGTTAGAGCCGCAGTTCCAAGTGGTGCATCCACTG gAGTTTACGAGGCTCTTGAATTGAGAGATGGAGGTTCGGATTACCTTGGCAAAGGTGTATCAAAG GCTGTTGCAAATGTTAACACAATCATCGGCCCTGCATTGATTGGCAAG GACCCAACTGAGCAGACTGCTATTGATAATTTCATGGTTCAACAACTAGATGGAACTCAAAATGAGTGGGGTTGGTGCAAACAAAAG CTTGGTGCAAACGCCATTCTTGCAGTGTCCCTTGCAGTTTGCAAAGCTGGGGCTGAAGTCAAGAACATTCCCCTTTACAAG CACATCGCTAACCTTGCTGGTAACAAGAAGTTGGTTCTGCCAGTCCCTGCTTTCAATGTCATCAATGGTGGATCACATGCTGGAAACAAACTTGCTATGCAA GAGTTCATGATTCTCCCTATAGGAGCATCATCTTTTAAAGAGGCCATGAAGATGGGTGTGGAAGTCTACCACCACTTGAAGGCTGTGATCAAGAAGAAGTATGGTCAAGATGCAACCAATGTTGGTGATGAAGGTGGTTTTGCTCCTAATATTCAG GAGAACAAGGAAGGGCTTGAATTGTTGAAGACTGCCATTGCTAAAGCTGGTTATACAGGCAAA GTTGTCATTGGAATGGATGTTGCTGCATCTGAATTTTATGGATCAGATAAATCCTATGACCTGAACTTCAAAGAAGAG AATAATGACGGTTCACAAAAGATCCCAGGAGATGCTCTCAAAGATTTATACAAGTCATTCGCTTCTGAGTATCCTATTGTGTCAATTGAAGACCCATTTGACCAAGATGATTGGGAGCACTACACCAAATTAACCTATGAAATTGGAGAAAAAGTTCAGATTGTGGGAGATGATCTCTTGGTCACCAATCCAAAG AGGGTTGAGAAGGCTATCAATGAAAAAGCTTGCAATGCCCTTCTTCTCAAG GTTAATCAAATTGGATCTGTTACTGAAAGCATTGAAGCTGTCAAAATGTCCAAGCGAGCCGGATGGGGTGTGATGGCCAGCCACCGAAG TGGTGAAACTGAGGATACTTTTATTGCTGATCTTTCAGTGGGTTTGGCCACG gGTCAAATTAAGACTGGAGCTCCATGCAGGTCTGAGCGTCTAGCTAAGTACAATCAG CTTTTACGTATTGAGGAGGAGCTTGGTGCAGATGCAGTTTACGCTGGAGCAAGCTTCCGTACTCCTGTTGAGCCCTATTAA
- the LOC18598148 gene encoding pentatricopeptide repeat-containing protein At5g12100, mitochondrial, with amino-acid sequence MAAKRVTLLSKFSCNSQKKLRTSLSLCTLSSPDKTQTNEAPTANTNNENESFMHNHECHQHIQNLSAFLQQGQTQAAQNLTKSLLFSKSPFASPSDLFTLFSLTSPSLKLIFSNILFSLLAESKMHSEALELYKAMRKEGMQPSITSLNLLLESLVSLNKFDKTINLFEEINESGFRPNKFMYGKAVQAAVKLGDLKRANEYVHSMKKKGVSPSLFMYNALIGGVCKEKRIRDAEKLFHEMLERKLVASVVTYNTLIDGYCKVGELEKAFDLKERMVRENVEPNLVTFNILVGGLCRAHRMEDAKQVLKEMEAQGFAPDGFTCSILFDGFLRSGNVESALALYEEVSGKGVGINRYMLSNWLNYLCKEGKVEKAEKFLQKEIEKGFVPNEVVYNTIVNGYCRISNMNKAISMVEHMEKLGLRPDCVTFNSLIDKFCEMKEVEYAEEWVKMMREKGVLPNVETYNILINGYGQLCLLDRCFAIIEEMENRGIKPNVVSYGSIINYLCKDGKLLEAEITFRDMVSRGVLPNVLIYNMLIAGNCTAGKLKDAFRYFDEMAKGETRPTIVTYNTLINGLCKKGRVTEAEDLLSQISSSGCTPDVITYNTLISGYSNEGNAHKCLELYENMKNLGIKPTLNTYCPLINVCCKEGIELVQRLVCEMSEMHLTPDRLIYNILIHLYAEHGDVQAFALHHEMVEQGICSDKMTYNSLILGHFRRGNLSEIKNLVSDMKVKGLVPKADTYDLLIRGYCEQKDFIGAYLWYREMLENHFLPRFTTCNKLLTGLTEQGRLQEAQIICSEMKVKGMDDWSFGEDLSAVVKM; translated from the coding sequence ATGGCAGCAAAGCGCGTCACTCTTCTCTCCAAATTCTCCTGCAATTCCCAGAAGAAACTCCGAACTTCCCTCTCTCTCTGCACGCTCTCCTCACCAGACAAAACCCAAACCAATGAAGCCCCAACAGCCAACACCAACAACGAAAATGAAAGCTTTATGCATAACCATGAATGCCATCAACATATTCAAAACCTTTCAGCTTTTCTCCAACAGGGCCAAACCCAAGCTGCTCAAAACCTCACAAaatctcttcttttctcaaaatcgCCATTTGCTTCACCATCTGATCTCTTCACTCTCTTCTCTCTTACCTCACCTtctttaaaactcattttttcaaatattctCTTCTCCTTATTAGCAGAATCCAAAATGCACAGTGAAGCCCTGGAGTTATATAAAGCTATGAGGAAAGAAGGTATGCAACCTTCTATAACTTCTCTTAACTTGTTGCTTGAATCTTTAGTGTCTTTGAATAAGTTTGATAAAACCATTAATTTGTTTGAGGAAATAAATGAGTCTGGTTTTAGACCGAATAAATTTATGTATGGAAAAGCTGTTCAAGCTGCAGTAAAATTAGGGGATTTGAAAAGGGCTAATGAGTATGTGCATTCTATGAAGAAAAAAGGGGTGAGTCCAAGTTTGTTTATGTATAATGCTTTGATTGGTGGGGTTTGTAAAGAGAAGAGAATTAGGGATGCAGAGAAACTGTTTCATGAGATGCTTGAGAGAAAGTTGGTGGCAAGTGTGGTTACTTATAATACACTTATTGATGGGTATTGTAAGGTTGGGGAGTTGGAGAAAGCGTTTGATTTAAAAGAGAGGATGGTAAGAGAGAATGTGGAGCCTAACCTTGTCACTTTCAATATATTGGTTGGTGGGCTTTGTCGTGCCCATAGGATGGAGGACGCGAAACAGGTTTTGAAGGAAATGGAAGCTCAAGGGTTTGCTCCTGATGGGTTTACTTGCAGTATACTTTTTGATGGGTTTTTGAGGAGTGGAAATGTTGAAAGTGCATTGGCTTTGTATGAAGAAGTGAGTGGGAAAGGAGTTGGAATCAATAGATATATGTTAAGTAACTGGTTGAATTATTTATGCAAGGAAGGGAAAGTTGAAAAGGCGGAAAAGTTTTTgcagaaagaaattgaaaaagggTTTGTGCCGAATGAGGTGGTATATAATACCATTGTGAATGGATATTGTCGGATTAGTAACATGAACAAAGCCATTTCAATGGTTGAGCATATGGAGAAGTTGGGGTTGAGGCCGGATTGTGTTACTTTCAATTCTTTGATTGACAAATTTTGTGAAATGAAAGAGGTGGAATATGCTGAAGAATGGGTAAAAATGATGAGAGAGAAGGGTGTTTTACCGAATGTTGAGACATACAACATCCTAATTAATGGTTATGGGCAACTGTGCCTATTGGATAGGTGTTTTGCGATTAtagaagaaatggaaaatcGTGGGATTAAGCCAAATGTCGTAAGTTATGGttcaattataaattatttatgcaagGATGGTAAGCTTCTCGAAGCTGAAATAACCTTCAGGGATATGGTAAGTAGAGGGGTATTGCCTAATGTGCTAATATATAACATGCTCATTGCTGGTAATTGCACAGCAGGAAAGTTGAAAGATGCTTTCAGGTACTTTGATGAAATGGCGAAAGGTGAAACAAGACCAACAATTGTAACATACAACACACTCATCAATGGGCTGTGCAAAAAGGGAAGGGTAACTGAAGCTGAAGATTTGCTTTCCCAAATTTCAAGTAGTGGGTGTACTCCTGATGTCATCACCTACAACACCTTGATATCAGGGTATTCTAATGAGGGAAATGCTCATAAATGTCTGGAATTGTATGAGAACATGAAGAATTTGGGTATAAAGCCTACTTTGAATACATATTGTCCTCTCATTAATGTATGCTGCAAGGAAGGTATAGAGCTTGTACAAAGACTGGTTTGTGAAATGTCAGAGATGCATTTGACTCCTGATCGACTTATATACAATATACTGATTCACTTGTATGCAGAGCATGGAGATGTTCAGGCATTTGCTTTGCATCATGAGATGGTAGAACAAGGAATTTGTTCCGACAAAATGACGTACAATAGCTTGATTCTGGGGCACTTCAGAAGGGGAAACTTGTCGGAAATAAAGAATCTTGTTAGTGATATGAAGGTCAAGGGATTGGTTCCTAAAGCTGATACCTATGACCTACTGATTAGAGGATATTGTGAACAGAAGGATTTCATTGGAGCATATCTTTGGTATAGAGAAATGCTTGAGAATCATTTCCTTCCACGTTTCACTACTTGTAATAAACTTCTGACTGGCCTTACAGAGCAGGGAAGGTTGCAAGAAGCCCAGATTATCTGCTCAGAAATGAAGGTTAAAGGAATGGATGATTGGAGCTTTGGTGAAGACCTATCTGCTGTTGTGAAAATGTAA
- the LOC18598151 gene encoding histone deacetylase HDT1, with product MEFWGAEVKNGQIFEVELEDDGSRILHLSQVALGEVTGDNKKEKGNETVCVYLKINDEKFVIGTLSQEKFPQIPLDLVLHDKFELSHTWKNGSVHFTGYYVDTSQGGDSQSEEELPEPTINPIKPHATESDPTVSKEVKIVEPKKEEDGSDDEDEDDTSAEDEESSDDQEPGMLVNGENESDDDTDSDEDDSDEESSDEDQETPEKAEPSKKRPAESTTKTPAPEKKAKLVTPQKTDGKKVGGHTATPHPSKQAGKASAATGQVKQNPKLGGSSFPCKSCGRSFGSENALQSHSKAKHGAAV from the exons ATGGagttttggg GTGCTGAGGTTAAAAATGGACAGATCTTTGAGGTTGAATTGGAGGATGATGGCAGTAGGATCTTGCATCTTTCACAG GTTGCCCTTGGTGAGGTGACTGGTgataacaagaaagaaaaaggaaatgaaactGTCTGTGTCTATCTCAAAATCAATGATGAGAAGTTTGTAATTGGAACACTTTCTCAAGAGAAATTCCCCCAGATACCATTGGATTTGGTGTTGCATGACAAATTTGAGCTGTCCCATACCTGGAAGAATGGTAGTGTCCATTTTACTGGGTATTATGTTGATACATCTCAAGGTGGCG ATTCTCAGTCTGAAGAGGAGCTTCCTGAACCTACAATTAATCCCATAAAGCCTCATGCAACAGAATCTGATCCTACTGTGTCAAAAGAGGTTAAGATTGTGGAACCTAAAAAAGAAGAGGATGGTAGTGATGATGAGGATGAAGATGATACTTCTGCGGAGGATGAAGAGTCCAGTGATGATCAG GAACCAGGCATGTTGGTTAATGGTGAGAATGAAAGTGACGATGATACTGACAGTGATGAAGATGATAGTGACGAAGAAAGTTCGGATGAGGATCAAGAGACACCGGAGAAG GCTGAACCAAGCAAGAAGAGACCTGCAGAGTCCACTACGAAGACCCCTGCTCCAGAAAAGAAGGCAAAACTGGTCACTCCGCAAAAGACAG ATGGCAAGAAAGTGGGTGGACATACTGCAACTCCTCACCCTTCAAAGCAAGCTGGAAAAGCATCAGCTGCCACTGGACAGGTGAAGCAGAATCCGAAGTTAGGTGGTTCATCATTCCCTTGCAAGTCTTGCGGCAG GTCATTTGGCTCTGAAAATGCTTTACAATCTCATTCCAAGGCAAAGCACGGTGCTGCAGTGTAA
- the LOC18598149 gene encoding peroxiredoxin-2E, chloroplastic, whose protein sequence is MAASLTVSRFLSPTVLSFSATTTKLYPKSFSSKLSFSPRSLNLHRRPSKPISFSTKTTQISASISVGDKLPDATLSYFDADGELQTTSVSSLTAGKKVVLFAVPGAFTPTCSQKHLPGFVEKSGELKAKGVDTIACVSVNDSFVMRAWKENLGINDEVLLLSDGNGEFTKKIGCELDLSDKPVGLGVRSRRYALLAENGVVKVLNLEEGGAFTFSGAEDILKVL, encoded by the coding sequence ATGGCAGCTTCCTTAACAGTCTCAAGGTTTCTCTCGCCAACCGTCCTCTCTTTTTCCGCTACCACCACCAAACTTTACCCTAAATCCTTTTCCTCGAAACTCTCCTTTTCTCCCCGTTCCCTCAACCTCCACCGCCGCCCTTCAAAACCCATTTCCTTTTCCACCAAAACAACACAAATCTCCGCCTCAATCTCCGTCGGAGACAAGCTTCCCGACGCAACCCTCTCCTACTTCGACGCCGACGGAGAACTCCAAACCACCTCAGTCTCCTCCCTAACCGCTGGCAAAAAAGTCGTCCTCTTCGCCGTTCCGGGCGCTTTCACTCCCACCTGTTCCCAAAAGCACCTCCCGGGCTTCGTCGAAAAATCGGGGGAGCTCAAAGCCAAAGGGGTCGATACCATTGCCTGCGTGTCGGTGAACGACTCGTTTGTGATGCGTGCGTGGAAGGAGAATCTGGGGATTAACGACGAGGTTCTGTTGTTATCTGATGGGAATGGGGAGTTCACGAAGAAAATTGGGTGTGAATTGGATTTGAGTGATAAGCCCGTTGGGCTCGGAGTCCGCTCCCGAAGATACGCGCTTTTGGCTGAAAATGGAGTCGTTAAGGTTCTTAATTTGGAGGAAGGTGGTGCTTTTACTTTCAGCGGGGCTGAAGACATTCTCAAAGTGCTCTGA
- the LOC18598147 gene encoding glucomannan 4-beta-mannosyltransferase 9: MDRLSSTTILPDTFQGTRDDFSMQMAVIWGQIKAPLIVPLLRLTVIVCLIMSLMLFIERVYMGIVIMLVKLFGRKPERRYKREPIKDDVELGNSAYPMVLVQIPMYNEREVYQLSIGAACGLSWPSDRIIIQVLDDSTDPTIKDLVELECQRWASKGINIKYEIRDNRNGYKAGALKEGMKRSYVKHCDYVVIFDADFQPEPDFLWRTIPFLVHNPELALVQARWKFVNADECLMTRMQEMSLDYHFTVEQEVGSSTYAFFGFNGTAGVWRIAALNEAGGWKDRTTVEDMDLAVRASLKGWKFLYLGSLKVKNELPSTLKAYRYQQHRWSCGPANLFRKMVMEIITNKKVSSWKKVHVIYSFFVVRKLVAHIVTFIFYCVVLPATVLVPEVEVPKWGAVYIPTIITILNAVGTPRSLHLLVFWILFENVMSLHRTKATFIGLLEAGRVNEWIVTEKLGDALKAKAGTKAPRKPRFRFGERLHLLELCVGAYLFFCGCYDVVFGKNHYFIYLFAQAVAFFIMGFGYVGTIVPNS, encoded by the exons ATGGATCGGCTTTCTTCGACAACCATTCTTCCTGATACATTCCAGGGAACGAGAGATGATTTCTCCATGCAAATGGCAGTGATTTGGGGTCAGATCAAAGCGCCATTGATAGTACCATTGTTGAGACTTACGGTTATCGTTTGTTTGATCATGTCTCTGATGCTTTTCATTGAGAGGGTTTACATGGGCATAGTCATTATGCTGGTCAAGCTCTTCGGTAGAAAACCAGAGAGAAGATACAAAAGGGAACCCATTAAAGATGATGTTGAGTTGGGAAACTCGGCTTATCCCATGGTTCTGGTTCAAATTCCAATGTACAATGAAAGAGAG GTCTATCAACTGTCAATTGGGGCAGCATGTGGCCTCTCATGGCCTTCTGATCGGATCATTATTCAAGTCCTTGATGATTCAACTGACCCGACAATTAAG gacTTAGTGGAGTTGGAGTGCCAACGATGGGCCAGCAAAGGCATCAACATCAAATATGAGATAAGAGACAATAGAAACGGCTACAAAGCAGGCGCCCTGAAAGAAGGCATGAAACGAAGCTACGTGAAACATTGTGATTACGTAGTCATTTTCGACGCTGATTTCCAGCCAGAACCTGATTTCCTTTGGCGTACCATTCCTTTCCTTGTTCACAACCCCGAATTAGCTTTGGTTCAAGCTCGTTGGAAATTCG TGAATGCTGATGAGTGCTTGATGACAAGAATGCAAGAAATGTCACTAGATTACCATTTCACTGTGGAACAAGAAGTGGGGTCTTCCACTTACGCCTTCTTCGGCTTCAACG GAACTGCTGGAGTGTGGAGAATTGCTGCTTTGAATGAGGCAGGAGGATGGAAAGATAGAACCACAGTGGAGGATATGGACTTGGCAGTCCGAGCTAGTCTAAAAGGCTGGAAATTCCTTTACCTGGGAAGCCTAAAG GTGAAAAATGAATTGCCTAGTACATTGAAGGCTTATCGCTATCAACAGCACCGTTGGTCTTGTGGTCCTGCCAACCTTTTCAGGAAAATGGTGATGGAGATTATTACAAACAAG AAAGTTTCCTCATGGAAGAAGGTACATGTAATCTACAGCTTCTTCGTGGTCAGAAAGCTTGTTGCCCACATTGTTACATTCATATTTTACTGCGTTGTATTACCTGCAACTGTTCTGGTACCTGAAGTTGAGGTTCCAAAGTGGGGAGCTGTTTATATTCCTACTATCATTACCATTCTCAACGCAGTTGGAACTCCAAG ATCGCTTCACTTATTGGTCTTTTGGATCCTCTTTGAAAATGTCATGTCATTGCATCGGACCAAGGCTACCTTTATTGGCCTCTTAGAGGCTGGTAGAGTGAATGAATGGATTGTCACTGAGAAACTGGGAGATGCTCTCAAGGCTAAAGCAGGCACAAAGGCACCCAGAAAACCTCGTTTCAGGTTTGGAGAAAG ACTCCACTTGTTAGAGCTTTGTGTCGGAGCTTACCTCTTCTTCTGTGGCTGCTATGATGTTGTGTTCGGGAAAAACCACTACTTCATATATCTTTTTGCCCAAGCAGTTGCCTTCTTCATTATGGGATTTGGATATGTTGGCACCATTGTCCCCAACTCTTAG